In a single window of the Streptomyces brevispora genome:
- a CDS encoding Ldh family oxidoreductase → MPEGAADGAPTTDPAEAVMPLPLGGAKGSGMSLAFELITSVLVGAPIFSAFHSGDPQGRKHRQNALIVAIDPAAFGDPDAFVASVDTTLDTLKRLPPAAAADGVHYPGERSAATAAVRAGSAIAVAPKVWQQLTAAAEAGITVPGVL, encoded by the coding sequence CTGCCCGAGGGGGCCGCAGACGGCGCCCCGACCACCGACCCGGCCGAAGCCGTCATGCCGTTGCCGCTGGGCGGCGCCAAGGGGTCCGGGATGTCGCTCGCCTTCGAGCTGATCACCAGCGTGCTCGTCGGCGCGCCGATCTTCTCGGCCTTCCACTCGGGCGACCCCCAGGGCCGCAAGCACCGGCAGAACGCGCTGATCGTCGCGATCGACCCAGCGGCCTTCGGCGACCCGGACGCGTTCGTCGCCTCCGTGGACACCACCCTGGACACCCTCAAGCGGCTGCCCCCGGCGGCTGCCGCGGACGGGGTCCACTACCCGGGTGAACGCAGCGCCGCCACGGCCGCCGTCCGGGCCGGGAGCGCAATCGCGGTGGCGCCCAAGGTCTGGCAGCAGCTGACCGCCGCCGCTGAGGCGGGCATCACCGTCCCGGGCGTGCTCTGA